In Setaria italica strain Yugu1 chromosome IX, Setaria_italica_v2.0, whole genome shotgun sequence, the genomic stretch ACGCAAAATTGACTCTCGAAATCGCGACAATCCGAACCGAAACCTACAGATCACGCACGGATCCGACGTCCCCGTGCAAAATCCGGCCTCAATCGAGCGAATCGAGGCCCGAAACCTACCCTCGCAAACCCTAACCTCGGGACCCTGCGGAACCAAAGAGAGGAGGGAAAGCTGGTACCAATCGAGAGCCCCCGCCGAGCGACGAGCAGATCCGGGGCCGAATCGGGGAGCCGAGGCGGCGCCCTGCAGGGATCGGGATCGGATCGAGAGTTCGTTCGGTGCAGGGGAGGGGAAATTTTGGGGAAAGGTTTGTTCGGTCCACGACCGCGTCCTTTTTTCGGGCTGATTTATTTATAAAAacgggaaaagaaaaaaggcagCGAAATCGCGATTCGCGACCATGTCGACCGCGCGCGTTCTCTGGGCCGCTATTCCGTTCACACACAAACAGGCTGCGGCCCATGGAGCCGGGGAGCCTGCGGAAAAGAAGAATATGAAAAGGTTCTTCGAGACAGAGAACTCCTCTctcaagaagaggaggaagagagagaatatACCGGGTGTTGTCATCTGCCCCCTTCTCTCCTCACACTGCCATCTTAACTAGAACAAAATTTATGTaagtgaaaaaaatattatacaCAGAGAGCGAATCATACAAAAGCTGACATAACAAAACGCTACACCCTCCACCATCCTTTAACTACCATTTTTTAAAGTGAATATAAGTTGAGCAAAATTTTATTTACATAGAACAAAAAGTCTATATATCTAGAACAAATTATACCATCTTATGGAATGGGAGTTTGTACTATGCACCCTCCACCATCATTATTATTATCATTATCATTATCATGTCATTCTAACCGGATCAGTTGAACATGTAGTTTATACAACAAGAGCAAATTGTAGAGATATAAAACATAATCTATATAGGTCGGAACGAACAAATAACAATATGAGCCAAAAAGAACGCAGGGTTGTATTGTTTAGTTAACTTAACAATTTTGACAAATAGTTGAGAAGGCCAGAAGGGGGTTGGAATGGTTGGATACTGCGTTCCTAACGCATGGGTGGACGCTAGTACTCCCACAACTCCACGAGGTTCTCTGTTGCAACGATCACATGGGAGGTATCAACACCTGTCGCCTCCAAGCGAGCAAAAGCCATCAGCTTGGCAGCTAACAAAGGTTTTGTTGCATAGCCTTGCGTGCGGGAAGGAAACAGGGCAGGAAAGTTGATGGCTAGGCTACCCATACGAGGGAGAGGCCCGTCAGTGCAGTCGAGAGATGCTTGCAATCGCCGACGCCGCAGCAGCGTGCATCGGTGCACAGAAGAGACAAGTCACATCCAGAGGAGGTCCTAGCGAAAATCGAGTCCCGAGATGGAGGTCCCGGACACCCCCGTGGCCTCCGGAATCGACACTTGTTACGGCGTTCCCATCCACATGCTGCATGCCACTGTCCATGCTCGTTCCCCTGAAGGCCTGAACTGAATTGACACATTTTCAGTTCAGTGTCACGCCTCACCTAGCCTAATTACTGGAGTCAAGACTTGGACCAAGCGGATGGTTTAGATCGTTCGGTGATGGTCAGTCGGTCCAGACCAAATGCTTGCTGTGCTGCCCGTTCGACAGCACAGCCAAATGGACGGGGCATGACCAGGACCGCTCTCTACTCTTCTTCCTGGCCTAGTTGCCTGTTGCCTGCACAAATCTTCTTCGAGGAATAGTCTTGATTCCTGCACAATCTTTTCATCTCAAGTCCGACCAACAGCGCTCACTTTAAAGCTTGTCACGAACCAATGCCAAGCTTTAGGAACTCCATGGTCAGTTGGTCACCAAGGAGTAGTTGCTAACTTTATCCATGCCGTTCACAAGAATAACTTCAGAGCAGAGATCGTCTTTACTGACAGCTTCAGAACGAACAATCTAATTCATCAGCAGTCAGAATAGAAATCCTAGTTGTCGCCAACAAGTCATTCCACATAACATGGAAGCCGGCCAAATTAAAGCACGTAGATTACTAGGTTATTAAATTGCTCATCATCAGCAGCATCGGCCGTCGTGACGCGACGAGATCAGATCAGGTGAGCATGGTGCCGTCCTTCTTGCGCACCTCCACCTGGAGCACGTGCTCGTCGTCCTCCCACTCGTCCTCccactcgtcgtcgtcgtcgtcgacgcagGGGCCCTCGCGGATCACCTTGAAGAAGCAGGTGTCGCCGACCTCGAGGCCGTTGTCCACGCAGAACTGGTGCCACCCGTACTTGAGCGCCGTGCGGTCCCCGAGCGCCCGCCTCCCGCGCTTCAGGTTCACCGACCACGACCGCCCGCCCATCCGcagctccacccgccgccgccgcgcgtacCCGTGCGCGTCCTGGAACTCCACCGGCACGTTCTGCGCCGCGCGCACCGAGACGACGTGCGAGTGAGTGGTCGATGCACTGCGGTCTGAGCGAGAACAAGTATTGACGGCGACTCACCAGGTACTGGTTCTGCTTCGTTCCCAGGTTGCACTGCCTCAGACTCACGGTGAACTGCGACGGCTCGGCGATGGCCAGCGACCGTCGGCCGGCCTTCCCGCCGCCTGGGCACACCAGCAGAAGGTTTTATGTTGTCTCGTCTCAACCACGCGGCGAACGAGTGACTGGATGGAGGGGGGACGTAccagcggcgccggcgtgcACGTACTGCTTGCGGCACGTGCTCCGGTCGAAGACCGTGATGGCGagcgtggcggcgccgccgtcgtagCGGAAGACGAGCACGTAGCCGTCGCGCAGGTCGTGGGCGCGGGCGAACTTCTTCCAGCCTTGGGCGAGGTACACGTCGCCGCGCTTCTCGTCGGCGAAGACCTCCACGTCCCACAGAGGCATCCctgcgccggcgagccgcagcTTCAAGTCCCGGCGAGCTCCGAGCTCCTGAACGAACTTATTGGGCAGCCTCTGCGCGCAGCACGATCAAATTAGCTCGGCGGCA encodes the following:
- the LOC101783636 gene encoding B3 domain-containing protein Os03g0212300; its protein translation is MPAGVGRPRRGSSKEQKAAANRDGMEEEMAGLSLSDFEFFKILLPGMYEEALRLPNKFVQELGARRDLKLRLAGAGMPLWDVEVFADEKRGDVYLAQGWKKFARAHDLRDGYVLVFRYDGGAATLAITVFDRSTCRKQYVHAGAAGGGKAGRRSLAIAEPSQFTVSLRQCNLGTKQNQYLNVPVEFQDAHGYARRRRVELRMGGRSWSVNLKRGRRALGDRTALKYGWHQFCVDNGLEVGDTCFFKVIREGPCVDDDDDEWEDEWEDDEHVLQVEVRKKDGTMLT